One part of the Phacochoerus africanus isolate WHEZ1 chromosome 7, ROS_Pafr_v1, whole genome shotgun sequence genome encodes these proteins:
- the PCBP2 gene encoding poly(rC)-binding protein 2 isoform X6: MDTGVIEGGLNVTLTIRLLMHGKEVGSIIGKKGESVKKMREESGARINISEGNCPERIITLAGPTNAIFKAFAMIIDKLEEDISSSMTNSTAASRPPVTLRLVVPASQCGSLIGKGGCKIKEIRESTGAQVQVAGDMLPNSTERAITIAGIPQSIIECVKQICVVMLETLSQSPPKGVTIPYRPKPSSSPVIFAGGQDRYSTGSDSASFPHTTPSMCLNPDLEGPPLEAYTIQGQYAIPQPDLTKLHQLAMQQSHFPMTHGNTGFSGLDASAQTTSHELTIPNDLIGCIIGRQGAKINEIRQMSGAQIKIANPVEGSTDRQVTITGSAASISLAQYLINVRLSSETGGMGSS; encoded by the exons ATGGACACCGGTGTGATTGAAGGTGGATTAAATGTCACTCTCACCATCCGGCTACTTATGCATGGAAAG GAAGTTGGCAGTATCATCGGAAAG AAAGGAGAATCGGTTAAGAAGATGCGAGAGGAG AGTGGTGCACGTATCAACATCTCAGAAGGGAATTGTCCTGAGAGAATTATCACTTTGGCTGGACCCACTAATGCCATCTTCAAAGCCTTTGCTATGATCATTGACAAACTGGAAGAG GACATCAGCAGCTCTATGACCAATAGCACAGCTGCCAGTAGACCCCCAGTCACCCTGAGGCTGGTGGTCCCTGCTAGTCAGTGTGGCTCTCTCATTGGGAAAGGTGGTTGCAAGATCAAAGAGATTCGGGAG AGTACAGGAGCTCAGGTCCAGGTGGCAGGGGACATGCTCCCCAACTCCACTGAGCGGGCCATCACTATTGCTGGCATCCCGCAATCCATCATTGAGTGTGTGAAACAGATCTGCGTGGTCATGTTGGAG actcTCTCCCAGTCCCCCCCGAAGGGCGTGACCATCCCGTACCGGCCCAAGCCGTCCAGTTCTCCGGTCATCTTTGCAGGTGGTCAG GACAGGTACAGCACAGGCAGCGACAGTGCGAGCTTTCCCCACACCACCCCGTCCATGTGCCTCAACCCTGACCTGGAGGGACCACCTCTAGAG GCCTATACCATTCAAGGACAGTATGCCATTCCACAGCCAGAT TTGACCAAGCTGCACCAGTTGGCAATGCAACAGTCTCATTTTCCCATGacgcatggcaacaccggattcagTG GTTTGGATGCATCTGCTCAGACTACTTCTCATGAACTCACCATTCCAAACGAT tTGATTGGCTGCATAATCGGGCGTCAAGGCGCCAAAATCAATGAGATCCGTCAGATGTCTGGGGCGCAGATCAAAATTGCGAACCCAGTGGAAGGATCTACTGATAGGCAGGTTACCATCACTGGATCTGCTGCCAGCATTAGCCTGGCTCAATATCTAATCAATGTCAG
- the PCBP2 gene encoding poly(rC)-binding protein 2 isoform X12 codes for MDTGVIEGGLNVTLTIRLLMHGKEVGSIIGKKGESVKKMREESGARINISEGNCPERIITLAGPTNAIFKAFAMIIDKLEEDISSSMTNSTAASRPPVTLRLVVPASQCGSLIGKGGCKIKEIRESTGAQVQVAGDMLPNSTERAITIAGIPQSIIECVKQICVVMLETLSQSPPKGVTIPYRPKPSSSPVIFAGGQAYTIQGQYAIPQPDLTKLHQLAMQQSHFPMTHGNTGFSGLDASAQTTSHELTIPNDLIGCIIGRQGAKINEIRQMSGAQIKIANPVEGSTDRQVTITGSAASISLAQYLINVRLSSETGGMGSS; via the exons ATGGACACCGGTGTGATTGAAGGTGGATTAAATGTCACTCTCACCATCCGGCTACTTATGCATGGAAAG GAAGTTGGCAGTATCATCGGAAAG AAAGGAGAATCGGTTAAGAAGATGCGAGAGGAG AGTGGTGCACGTATCAACATCTCAGAAGGGAATTGTCCTGAGAGAATTATCACTTTGGCTGGACCCACTAATGCCATCTTCAAAGCCTTTGCTATGATCATTGACAAACTGGAAGAG GACATCAGCAGCTCTATGACCAATAGCACAGCTGCCAGTAGACCCCCAGTCACCCTGAGGCTGGTGGTCCCTGCTAGTCAGTGTGGCTCTCTCATTGGGAAAGGTGGTTGCAAGATCAAAGAGATTCGGGAG AGTACAGGAGCTCAGGTCCAGGTGGCAGGGGACATGCTCCCCAACTCCACTGAGCGGGCCATCACTATTGCTGGCATCCCGCAATCCATCATTGAGTGTGTGAAACAGATCTGCGTGGTCATGTTGGAG actcTCTCCCAGTCCCCCCCGAAGGGCGTGACCATCCCGTACCGGCCCAAGCCGTCCAGTTCTCCGGTCATCTTTGCAGGTGGTCAG GCCTATACCATTCAAGGACAGTATGCCATTCCACAGCCAGAT TTGACCAAGCTGCACCAGTTGGCAATGCAACAGTCTCATTTTCCCATGacgcatggcaacaccggattcagTG GTTTGGATGCATCTGCTCAGACTACTTCTCATGAACTCACCATTCCAAACGAT tTGATTGGCTGCATAATCGGGCGTCAAGGCGCCAAAATCAATGAGATCCGTCAGATGTCTGGGGCGCAGATCAAAATTGCGAACCCAGTGGAAGGATCTACTGATAGGCAGGTTACCATCACTGGATCTGCTGCCAGCATTAGCCTGGCTCAATATCTAATCAATGTCAG
- the PCBP2 gene encoding poly(rC)-binding protein 2 isoform X18, with amino-acid sequence MDTGVIEGGLNVTLTIRLLMHGKEVGSIIGKKGESVKKMREESGARINISEGNCPERIITLAGPTNAIFKAFAMIIDKLEEDISSSMTNSTAASRPPVTLRLVVPASQCGSLIGKGGCKIKEIRESTGAQVQVAGDMLPNSTERAITIAGIPQSIIECVKQICVVMLETLSQSPPKGVTIPYRPKPSSSPVIFAGGQLTKLHQLAMQQSHFPMTHGNTGFSAGLDASAQTTSHELTIPNDLIGCIIGRQGAKINEIRQMSGAQIKIANPVEGSTDRQVTITGSAASISLAQYLINVRLSSETGGMGSS; translated from the exons ATGGACACCGGTGTGATTGAAGGTGGATTAAATGTCACTCTCACCATCCGGCTACTTATGCATGGAAAG GAAGTTGGCAGTATCATCGGAAAG AAAGGAGAATCGGTTAAGAAGATGCGAGAGGAG AGTGGTGCACGTATCAACATCTCAGAAGGGAATTGTCCTGAGAGAATTATCACTTTGGCTGGACCCACTAATGCCATCTTCAAAGCCTTTGCTATGATCATTGACAAACTGGAAGAG GACATCAGCAGCTCTATGACCAATAGCACAGCTGCCAGTAGACCCCCAGTCACCCTGAGGCTGGTGGTCCCTGCTAGTCAGTGTGGCTCTCTCATTGGGAAAGGTGGTTGCAAGATCAAAGAGATTCGGGAG AGTACAGGAGCTCAGGTCCAGGTGGCAGGGGACATGCTCCCCAACTCCACTGAGCGGGCCATCACTATTGCTGGCATCCCGCAATCCATCATTGAGTGTGTGAAACAGATCTGCGTGGTCATGTTGGAG actcTCTCCCAGTCCCCCCCGAAGGGCGTGACCATCCCGTACCGGCCCAAGCCGTCCAGTTCTCCGGTCATCTTTGCAGGTGGTCAG TTGACCAAGCTGCACCAGTTGGCAATGCAACAGTCTCATTTTCCCATGacgcatggcaacaccggattcagTG caGGTTTGGATGCATCTGCTCAGACTACTTCTCATGAACTCACCATTCCAAACGAT tTGATTGGCTGCATAATCGGGCGTCAAGGCGCCAAAATCAATGAGATCCGTCAGATGTCTGGGGCGCAGATCAAAATTGCGAACCCAGTGGAAGGATCTACTGATAGGCAGGTTACCATCACTGGATCTGCTGCCAGCATTAGCCTGGCTCAATATCTAATCAATGTCAG
- the PCBP2 gene encoding poly(rC)-binding protein 2 isoform X15, which yields MDTGVIEGGLNVTLTIRLLMHGKEVGSIIGKKGESVKKMREESGARINISEGNCPERIITLAGPTNAIFKAFAMIIDKLEEDISSSMTNSTAASRPPVTLRLVVPASQCGSLIGKGGCKIKEIRESTGAQVQVAGDMLPNSTERAITIAGIPQSIIECVKQICVVMLESPPKGVTIPYRPKPSSSPVIFAGGQAYTIQGQYAIPQPDLTKLHQLAMQQSHFPMTHGNTGFSAGLDASAQTTSHELTIPNDLIGCIIGRQGAKINEIRQMSGAQIKIANPVEGSTDRQVTITGSAASISLAQYLINVRLSSETGGMGSS from the exons ATGGACACCGGTGTGATTGAAGGTGGATTAAATGTCACTCTCACCATCCGGCTACTTATGCATGGAAAG GAAGTTGGCAGTATCATCGGAAAG AAAGGAGAATCGGTTAAGAAGATGCGAGAGGAG AGTGGTGCACGTATCAACATCTCAGAAGGGAATTGTCCTGAGAGAATTATCACTTTGGCTGGACCCACTAATGCCATCTTCAAAGCCTTTGCTATGATCATTGACAAACTGGAAGAG GACATCAGCAGCTCTATGACCAATAGCACAGCTGCCAGTAGACCCCCAGTCACCCTGAGGCTGGTGGTCCCTGCTAGTCAGTGTGGCTCTCTCATTGGGAAAGGTGGTTGCAAGATCAAAGAGATTCGGGAG AGTACAGGAGCTCAGGTCCAGGTGGCAGGGGACATGCTCCCCAACTCCACTGAGCGGGCCATCACTATTGCTGGCATCCCGCAATCCATCATTGAGTGTGTGAAACAGATCTGCGTGGTCATGTTGGAG TCCCCCCCGAAGGGCGTGACCATCCCGTACCGGCCCAAGCCGTCCAGTTCTCCGGTCATCTTTGCAGGTGGTCAG GCCTATACCATTCAAGGACAGTATGCCATTCCACAGCCAGAT TTGACCAAGCTGCACCAGTTGGCAATGCAACAGTCTCATTTTCCCATGacgcatggcaacaccggattcagTG caGGTTTGGATGCATCTGCTCAGACTACTTCTCATGAACTCACCATTCCAAACGAT tTGATTGGCTGCATAATCGGGCGTCAAGGCGCCAAAATCAATGAGATCCGTCAGATGTCTGGGGCGCAGATCAAAATTGCGAACCCAGTGGAAGGATCTACTGATAGGCAGGTTACCATCACTGGATCTGCTGCCAGCATTAGCCTGGCTCAATATCTAATCAATGTCAG
- the PCBP2 gene encoding poly(rC)-binding protein 2 isoform X3 translates to MDTGVIEGGLNVTLTIRLLMHGKEVGSIIGKKGESVKKMREESGARINISEGNCPERIITLAGPTNAIFKAFAMIIDKLEEDISSSMTNSTAASRPPVTLRLVVPASQCGSLIGKGGCKIKEIRESTGAQVQVAGDMLPNSTERAITIAGIPQSIIECVKQICVVMLESPPKGVTIPYRPKPSSSPVIFAGGQDRYSTGSDSASFPHTTPSMCLNPDLEGPPLEAYTIQGQYAIPQPDLTKLHQLAMQQSHFPMTHGNTGFSGIESSSPEVKGYWAGLDASAQTTSHELTIPNDLIGCIIGRQGAKINEIRQMSGAQIKIANPVEGSTDRQVTITGSAASISLAQYLINVRLSSETGGMGSS, encoded by the exons ATGGACACCGGTGTGATTGAAGGTGGATTAAATGTCACTCTCACCATCCGGCTACTTATGCATGGAAAG GAAGTTGGCAGTATCATCGGAAAG AAAGGAGAATCGGTTAAGAAGATGCGAGAGGAG AGTGGTGCACGTATCAACATCTCAGAAGGGAATTGTCCTGAGAGAATTATCACTTTGGCTGGACCCACTAATGCCATCTTCAAAGCCTTTGCTATGATCATTGACAAACTGGAAGAG GACATCAGCAGCTCTATGACCAATAGCACAGCTGCCAGTAGACCCCCAGTCACCCTGAGGCTGGTGGTCCCTGCTAGTCAGTGTGGCTCTCTCATTGGGAAAGGTGGTTGCAAGATCAAAGAGATTCGGGAG AGTACAGGAGCTCAGGTCCAGGTGGCAGGGGACATGCTCCCCAACTCCACTGAGCGGGCCATCACTATTGCTGGCATCCCGCAATCCATCATTGAGTGTGTGAAACAGATCTGCGTGGTCATGTTGGAG TCCCCCCCGAAGGGCGTGACCATCCCGTACCGGCCCAAGCCGTCCAGTTCTCCGGTCATCTTTGCAGGTGGTCAG GACAGGTACAGCACAGGCAGCGACAGTGCGAGCTTTCCCCACACCACCCCGTCCATGTGCCTCAACCCTGACCTGGAGGGACCACCTCTAGAG GCCTATACCATTCAAGGACAGTATGCCATTCCACAGCCAGAT TTGACCAAGCTGCACCAGTTGGCAATGCAACAGTCTCATTTTCCCATGacgcatggcaacaccggattcagTG GCATTGAATCCAGCTCTCCAGAGGTGAAAGGCTATTGGg caGGTTTGGATGCATCTGCTCAGACTACTTCTCATGAACTCACCATTCCAAACGAT tTGATTGGCTGCATAATCGGGCGTCAAGGCGCCAAAATCAATGAGATCCGTCAGATGTCTGGGGCGCAGATCAAAATTGCGAACCCAGTGGAAGGATCTACTGATAGGCAGGTTACCATCACTGGATCTGCTGCCAGCATTAGCCTGGCTCAATATCTAATCAATGTCAG
- the PCBP2 gene encoding poly(rC)-binding protein 2 isoform X7, which translates to MDTGVIEGGLNVTLTIRLLMHGKEVGSIIGKKGESVKKMREESGARINISEGNCPERIITLAGPTNAIFKAFAMIIDKLEEDISSSMTNSTAASRPPVTLRLVVPASQCGSLIGKGGCKIKEIRESTGAQVQVAGDMLPNSTERAITIAGIPQSIIECVKQICVVMLESPPKGVTIPYRPKPSSSPVIFAGGQDRYSTGSDSASFPHTTPSMCLNPDLEGPPLEAYTIQGQYAIPQPDLTKLHQLAMQQSHFPMTHGNTGFSAGLDASAQTTSHELTIPNDLIGCIIGRQGAKINEIRQMSGAQIKIANPVEGSTDRQVTITGSAASISLAQYLINVRLSSETGGMGSS; encoded by the exons ATGGACACCGGTGTGATTGAAGGTGGATTAAATGTCACTCTCACCATCCGGCTACTTATGCATGGAAAG GAAGTTGGCAGTATCATCGGAAAG AAAGGAGAATCGGTTAAGAAGATGCGAGAGGAG AGTGGTGCACGTATCAACATCTCAGAAGGGAATTGTCCTGAGAGAATTATCACTTTGGCTGGACCCACTAATGCCATCTTCAAAGCCTTTGCTATGATCATTGACAAACTGGAAGAG GACATCAGCAGCTCTATGACCAATAGCACAGCTGCCAGTAGACCCCCAGTCACCCTGAGGCTGGTGGTCCCTGCTAGTCAGTGTGGCTCTCTCATTGGGAAAGGTGGTTGCAAGATCAAAGAGATTCGGGAG AGTACAGGAGCTCAGGTCCAGGTGGCAGGGGACATGCTCCCCAACTCCACTGAGCGGGCCATCACTATTGCTGGCATCCCGCAATCCATCATTGAGTGTGTGAAACAGATCTGCGTGGTCATGTTGGAG TCCCCCCCGAAGGGCGTGACCATCCCGTACCGGCCCAAGCCGTCCAGTTCTCCGGTCATCTTTGCAGGTGGTCAG GACAGGTACAGCACAGGCAGCGACAGTGCGAGCTTTCCCCACACCACCCCGTCCATGTGCCTCAACCCTGACCTGGAGGGACCACCTCTAGAG GCCTATACCATTCAAGGACAGTATGCCATTCCACAGCCAGAT TTGACCAAGCTGCACCAGTTGGCAATGCAACAGTCTCATTTTCCCATGacgcatggcaacaccggattcagTG caGGTTTGGATGCATCTGCTCAGACTACTTCTCATGAACTCACCATTCCAAACGAT tTGATTGGCTGCATAATCGGGCGTCAAGGCGCCAAAATCAATGAGATCCGTCAGATGTCTGGGGCGCAGATCAAAATTGCGAACCCAGTGGAAGGATCTACTGATAGGCAGGTTACCATCACTGGATCTGCTGCCAGCATTAGCCTGGCTCAATATCTAATCAATGTCAG
- the PCBP2 gene encoding poly(rC)-binding protein 2 isoform X16 — MDTGVIEGGLNVTLTIRLLMHGKEVGSIIGKKGESVKKMREESGARINISEGNCPERIITLAGPTNAIFKAFAMIIDKLEEDISSSMTNSTAASRPPVTLRLVVPASQCGSLIGKGGCKIKEIRESTGAQVQVAGDMLPNSTERAITIAGIPQSIIECVKQICVVMLESPPKGVTIPYRPKPSSSPVIFAGGQAYTIQGQYAIPQPDLTKLHQLAMQQSHFPMTHGNTGFSGLDASAQTTSHELTIPNDLIGCIIGRQGAKINEIRQMSGAQIKIANPVEGSTDRQVTITGSAASISLAQYLINVRLSSETGGMGSS, encoded by the exons ATGGACACCGGTGTGATTGAAGGTGGATTAAATGTCACTCTCACCATCCGGCTACTTATGCATGGAAAG GAAGTTGGCAGTATCATCGGAAAG AAAGGAGAATCGGTTAAGAAGATGCGAGAGGAG AGTGGTGCACGTATCAACATCTCAGAAGGGAATTGTCCTGAGAGAATTATCACTTTGGCTGGACCCACTAATGCCATCTTCAAAGCCTTTGCTATGATCATTGACAAACTGGAAGAG GACATCAGCAGCTCTATGACCAATAGCACAGCTGCCAGTAGACCCCCAGTCACCCTGAGGCTGGTGGTCCCTGCTAGTCAGTGTGGCTCTCTCATTGGGAAAGGTGGTTGCAAGATCAAAGAGATTCGGGAG AGTACAGGAGCTCAGGTCCAGGTGGCAGGGGACATGCTCCCCAACTCCACTGAGCGGGCCATCACTATTGCTGGCATCCCGCAATCCATCATTGAGTGTGTGAAACAGATCTGCGTGGTCATGTTGGAG TCCCCCCCGAAGGGCGTGACCATCCCGTACCGGCCCAAGCCGTCCAGTTCTCCGGTCATCTTTGCAGGTGGTCAG GCCTATACCATTCAAGGACAGTATGCCATTCCACAGCCAGAT TTGACCAAGCTGCACCAGTTGGCAATGCAACAGTCTCATTTTCCCATGacgcatggcaacaccggattcagTG GTTTGGATGCATCTGCTCAGACTACTTCTCATGAACTCACCATTCCAAACGAT tTGATTGGCTGCATAATCGGGCGTCAAGGCGCCAAAATCAATGAGATCCGTCAGATGTCTGGGGCGCAGATCAAAATTGCGAACCCAGTGGAAGGATCTACTGATAGGCAGGTTACCATCACTGGATCTGCTGCCAGCATTAGCCTGGCTCAATATCTAATCAATGTCAG
- the PCBP2 gene encoding poly(rC)-binding protein 2 isoform X4, which yields MDTGVIEGGLNVTLTIRLLMHGKEVGSIIGKKGESVKKMREESGARINISEGNCPERIITLAGPTNAIFKAFAMIIDKLEEDISSSMTNSTAASRPPVTLRLVVPASQCGSLIGKGGCKIKEIRESTGAQVQVAGDMLPNSTERAITIAGIPQSIIECVKQICVVMLESPPKGVTIPYRPKPSSSPVIFAGGQDRYSTGSDSASFPHTTPSMCLNPDLEGPPLEAYTIQGQYAIPQPDLTKLHQLAMQQSHFPMTHGNTGFSGIESSSPEVKGYWGLDASAQTTSHELTIPNDLIGCIIGRQGAKINEIRQMSGAQIKIANPVEGSTDRQVTITGSAASISLAQYLINVRLSSETGGMGSS from the exons ATGGACACCGGTGTGATTGAAGGTGGATTAAATGTCACTCTCACCATCCGGCTACTTATGCATGGAAAG GAAGTTGGCAGTATCATCGGAAAG AAAGGAGAATCGGTTAAGAAGATGCGAGAGGAG AGTGGTGCACGTATCAACATCTCAGAAGGGAATTGTCCTGAGAGAATTATCACTTTGGCTGGACCCACTAATGCCATCTTCAAAGCCTTTGCTATGATCATTGACAAACTGGAAGAG GACATCAGCAGCTCTATGACCAATAGCACAGCTGCCAGTAGACCCCCAGTCACCCTGAGGCTGGTGGTCCCTGCTAGTCAGTGTGGCTCTCTCATTGGGAAAGGTGGTTGCAAGATCAAAGAGATTCGGGAG AGTACAGGAGCTCAGGTCCAGGTGGCAGGGGACATGCTCCCCAACTCCACTGAGCGGGCCATCACTATTGCTGGCATCCCGCAATCCATCATTGAGTGTGTGAAACAGATCTGCGTGGTCATGTTGGAG TCCCCCCCGAAGGGCGTGACCATCCCGTACCGGCCCAAGCCGTCCAGTTCTCCGGTCATCTTTGCAGGTGGTCAG GACAGGTACAGCACAGGCAGCGACAGTGCGAGCTTTCCCCACACCACCCCGTCCATGTGCCTCAACCCTGACCTGGAGGGACCACCTCTAGAG GCCTATACCATTCAAGGACAGTATGCCATTCCACAGCCAGAT TTGACCAAGCTGCACCAGTTGGCAATGCAACAGTCTCATTTTCCCATGacgcatggcaacaccggattcagTG GCATTGAATCCAGCTCTCCAGAGGTGAAAGGCTATTGGg GTTTGGATGCATCTGCTCAGACTACTTCTCATGAACTCACCATTCCAAACGAT tTGATTGGCTGCATAATCGGGCGTCAAGGCGCCAAAATCAATGAGATCCGTCAGATGTCTGGGGCGCAGATCAAAATTGCGAACCCAGTGGAAGGATCTACTGATAGGCAGGTTACCATCACTGGATCTGCTGCCAGCATTAGCCTGGCTCAATATCTAATCAATGTCAG